Proteins encoded within one genomic window of Cryptosporangium minutisporangium:
- a CDS encoding phenylacetate--CoA ligase family protein, whose protein sequence is MTTTLPEIGDWSSFADLARLQDARLDAVLAAAARSPFYQRRGVPYELALAPLTTTTDLRDAYPFGLLAVDRAQLATYHESSGSSGEPTASYYTAADWDDLAGRFARKWTGIHSQDTFLVRTPYALMITGHLAHAAARRAGATVVPADNRSLAMPYARLIRVLHDLDVTVTWSLPTETLLWVAAARLAGYEPGRDFPALRALFVAGEPLSAARRARIAALWGVPVVEEYGATEVGSLAGVCPHGRLHLWADRAIVEVHDPATGQIKPDGRGRLVVTPLHREAMPLLRYELADEVEVSYRPCACGWWLPDVRVLGRAGSGYRGLTQLGLEEIVFSLPAELGVLFWRARFDGTRLTVQIEVADRYRAAATEALAVAIGAAFDLEVTVTAVPPGGLVPVELLTAAPDVLKPRMLFGPGESWGAAHRYY, encoded by the coding sequence ATGACCACCACGCTGCCGGAGATCGGGGACTGGTCCTCGTTCGCCGACCTCGCCCGGCTCCAGGACGCCCGGCTCGACGCCGTGCTCGCGGCCGCCGCCCGATCGCCGTTCTACCAGCGCCGGGGTGTCCCGTACGAGCTGGCCCTGGCACCGCTCACCACCACGACCGATTTACGGGACGCCTACCCGTTCGGCCTGCTCGCGGTCGACCGCGCCCAGTTGGCCACCTACCACGAGTCCAGCGGCAGCAGCGGCGAGCCGACGGCGTCGTACTACACCGCGGCGGACTGGGACGACCTCGCCGGACGCTTCGCCCGCAAGTGGACCGGGATCCATTCGCAGGACACCTTCCTGGTGCGGACGCCGTACGCGCTGATGATCACCGGGCACCTCGCGCACGCCGCGGCCCGTCGTGCCGGTGCGACCGTCGTACCGGCGGACAACCGGTCGCTCGCGATGCCCTACGCGCGGCTGATCCGCGTGCTGCACGATCTCGACGTCACGGTGACCTGGTCGCTGCCGACCGAGACGCTGCTCTGGGTCGCCGCCGCGCGGCTGGCCGGGTACGAGCCGGGTCGCGACTTTCCGGCCCTCCGGGCGTTGTTCGTGGCCGGGGAGCCGCTGAGCGCGGCCCGGCGGGCACGCATCGCGGCACTGTGGGGCGTCCCGGTCGTCGAGGAGTACGGCGCCACCGAGGTCGGCAGCCTGGCCGGCGTCTGCCCGCACGGGCGCCTGCACCTGTGGGCGGACCGGGCGATCGTCGAGGTGCACGACCCGGCCACCGGACAGATCAAACCGGACGGACGGGGCCGCCTCGTCGTCACGCCGCTCCACCGCGAGGCGATGCCGCTGCTGCGTTACGAGCTGGCGGACGAGGTCGAGGTCTCCTACCGGCCCTGTGCCTGCGGCTGGTGGCTGCCGGACGTACGGGTGCTGGGCCGGGCCGGCTCGGGCTATCGAGGGCTCACCCAGCTTGGCCTGGAGGAGATCGTCTTCTCGCTCCCCGCCGAGCTCGGCGTCCTGTTCTGGCGGGCCCGCTTCGACGGGACACGGCTCACCGTCCAGATCGAGGTCGCCGACCGGTACCGGGCCGCGGCGACGGAAGCGCTGGCGGTCGCGATCGGCGCCGCCTTCGACCTGGAGGTGACCGTGACCGCGGTGCCGCCGGGTGGCCTGGTGCCGGTCGAGCTGCTGACCGCCGCGCCGGACGTGCTGAAGCCGCGAATGCTGTTCGGCCCGGGTGAGTCCTGGGGCGCGGCCCACCGGTACTACTGA
- a CDS encoding 2,3-dihydro-2,3-dihydroxybenzoate dehydrogenase — MTPSGLVGRGALVTGAGQGIGAAVGRALAAEGARVVLADRNHAAAGRLAEELRDCGHDATAVPLDVRDTAATEHAVATAESAVGTLDVLVNVAGVLTTGPALDTGDGEWAEVFDVNAGGVFRCSRAVARRMVPRRRGVIVTVGSNAAGVPRSRMAAYAASKAAAAQFTRCLGLELAEFGVRCNVVAPGSTDTPMLRGMWNGPDDRDATLRGDPDRYRVGIPLGRLAQPDDVADAVVFLASDRARHITLHDLYVDGGAALRA; from the coding sequence ATGACGCCGTCAGGGCTGGTCGGTCGGGGCGCGCTGGTCACCGGCGCGGGCCAGGGGATCGGCGCCGCGGTGGGCCGAGCGCTGGCGGCCGAGGGCGCCCGCGTCGTCCTGGCCGACCGGAACCACGCGGCGGCCGGCCGGCTCGCCGAGGAGCTGCGCGACTGCGGACACGACGCGACCGCGGTGCCGCTGGACGTCCGGGACACCGCGGCGACCGAGCACGCGGTCGCGACCGCCGAGTCGGCGGTCGGGACGCTGGACGTGCTCGTCAACGTCGCGGGCGTGCTGACCACCGGACCCGCGCTCGACACCGGCGACGGGGAGTGGGCGGAGGTGTTCGACGTGAACGCCGGCGGTGTGTTCCGGTGCTCCCGCGCGGTCGCCCGGCGGATGGTGCCGCGACGGCGCGGCGTGATCGTCACGGTGGGGTCGAACGCCGCCGGTGTCCCGCGGAGCCGGATGGCGGCGTACGCGGCGTCCAAGGCCGCGGCCGCGCAGTTCACCCGGTGCCTGGGCCTGGAGCTGGCCGAGTTCGGAGTCCGCTGCAACGTCGTCGCCCCCGGCTCCACCGACACCCCGATGCTGCGCGGGATGTGGAACGGCCCGGACGACCGGGACGCCACCCTGCGCGGTGACCCCGACCGCTACCGGGTCGGCATTCCGCTCGGGCGCCTCGCCCAGCCGGACGACGTCGCGGACGCCGTCGTGTTCCTCGCGTCCGACCGGGCGCGCCACATCACCCTGCACGACCTGTACGTCGACGGCGGCGCTGCGCTGCGGGCGTGA
- a CDS encoding isochorismatase family protein, whose amino-acid sequence MPIPSIASYAMPTAAELTEGPAGWRPDPARAALLVHDMQGYFLDFFPPGQSPTTELLTNVRRLKDAARTLGMPVIHTAQPGRMTPAARGLLQDLWGPGMTDDPRATDIVPAVAPAPSDTVLTKYRYSAFHRTTLAADLAVAGRDQLVVCGVFAHIGCLLTAADAYANDVQPFLVADAVADFSAEEHRMALWYAARRCAATPTTDQVLSALEVTP is encoded by the coding sequence GTGCCGATACCGTCGATCGCGTCGTACGCCATGCCGACCGCCGCCGAGCTGACCGAGGGCCCGGCGGGATGGCGGCCGGATCCGGCGCGCGCCGCGCTGCTCGTCCACGACATGCAGGGCTACTTCCTGGACTTCTTCCCGCCCGGGCAGTCGCCCACCACCGAGCTGCTCACGAACGTCCGCCGACTGAAGGACGCGGCGAGGACTCTCGGCATGCCGGTGATCCACACCGCGCAGCCGGGGCGGATGACGCCGGCCGCCCGCGGGCTGCTGCAGGACCTCTGGGGCCCCGGCATGACCGACGACCCACGGGCCACGGACATCGTGCCCGCGGTCGCGCCCGCACCGAGCGACACCGTGCTCACCAAGTACCGGTACAGCGCGTTCCACCGGACGACGCTCGCCGCCGACCTCGCCGTCGCCGGGCGCGACCAGCTGGTCGTCTGCGGGGTGTTCGCCCACATCGGCTGCCTGCTCACCGCCGCCGACGCGTACGCCAACGACGTCCAGCCCTTCCTGGTCGCGGACGCGGTCGCGGACTTCAGCGCGGAGGAGCACCGGATGGCGCTCTGGTACGCCGCGCGCCGATGCGCCGCCACCCCGACGACCGACCAGGTCCTGAGCGCGCTCGAGGTCACGCCGTGA
- a CDS encoding LuxR family transcriptional regulator — protein sequence MGRGREQRQLRDLLDRTAAGRLTLAVIEGPRGSGKSRLLQEFVTTARRRGAATVREADWIDGSGMWRIVAADGPADASPGAIVPRLLTCEHPQWIHPRVWPELEAIARTVPVLVVLVRRSGATWPEPEQVTQAGLHRVVLEPLTPSAVATLLTALAGGAPDAELRALSAVAAGNPQAVQDLVTGLREERLLRVDAGRAGVVAIRLPARIRAQLDATLAALSPPARHLVQVAATIGQRFGLRELAGLLHRNAAALVPAVDEALASGLVIGVDEDLVFRHELVRATVEESLPRSVRVALRDERASRRPRPAPGGPARASGPDRPAPDWRGLTEQERQIAVLVGCALTNQQIARRIGRSPHTVNYHLRQIFRKLDLTSRVELARLARDHTGPDDGPVTA from the coding sequence GTGGGTAGGGGCCGCGAGCAGCGACAACTCCGTGATCTCCTGGACCGGACGGCGGCCGGCCGGTTGACGCTGGCGGTGATCGAGGGACCCCGCGGCAGCGGGAAGAGCAGGCTGCTCCAGGAGTTCGTCACCACGGCCCGCCGACGGGGAGCGGCGACGGTTCGCGAGGCGGATTGGATCGACGGCAGCGGGATGTGGCGGATCGTCGCGGCCGACGGGCCCGCCGACGCCTCGCCGGGTGCGATCGTGCCTCGCCTGCTGACCTGTGAGCATCCGCAGTGGATCCACCCGCGGGTGTGGCCGGAGCTGGAGGCGATCGCCCGGACCGTGCCGGTGCTGGTCGTGCTCGTCCGGCGGAGCGGTGCGACCTGGCCGGAGCCGGAGCAGGTGACCCAGGCCGGTCTGCACCGGGTGGTGCTCGAACCGCTGACGCCGTCGGCGGTGGCCACGCTGCTCACGGCGCTCGCCGGCGGAGCGCCTGACGCCGAACTGCGCGCGTTGAGCGCGGTGGCCGCCGGGAATCCGCAGGCCGTTCAGGACCTCGTCACCGGTCTGCGGGAGGAGCGCCTGTTACGGGTCGACGCCGGCCGCGCAGGCGTCGTCGCGATCCGTCTGCCTGCGCGGATCCGAGCCCAGCTGGACGCGACGCTGGCCGCGCTGTCGCCACCGGCCCGCCACCTGGTGCAGGTTGCCGCCACGATCGGGCAGCGCTTCGGGCTCCGTGAGCTGGCCGGGCTGCTGCACCGCAACGCTGCCGCGCTGGTGCCCGCGGTGGACGAGGCGCTCGCCTCCGGCCTGGTGATCGGGGTGGACGAGGACTTGGTGTTCCGGCACGAGCTGGTGCGGGCGACCGTCGAGGAGTCACTACCCCGCTCGGTGCGGGTGGCCCTCCGTGACGAGCGCGCGTCGCGTCGCCCCCGCCCGGCGCCCGGAGGTCCGGCACGGGCCTCCGGGCCGGACCGACCGGCTCCGGACTGGCGCGGGCTGACCGAGCAGGAGCGGCAGATCGCGGTGCTGGTCGGCTGCGCGCTGACCAACCAGCAGATCGCCCGCCGCATCGGCCGCTCGCCGCACACGGTCAACTACCACCTGCGGCAGATCTTCCGGAAGCTCGACCTCACCTCGCGGGTCGAGCTGGCCCGGCTCGCCCGCGACCACACCGGCCCGGACGACGGCCCGGTCACGGCGTGA
- a CDS encoding SelT/SelW/SelH family protein: protein MAEQKPQVEVEYCVRCRWLPRAAWLAQELLTTFENDLRAVALVPGTGGVFEVRVDDTVVWSRKDDGFPEPTQVKQRVRDRVAPGRSLGHSDAADA from the coding sequence ATGGCCGAACAGAAGCCGCAGGTCGAGGTCGAGTACTGCGTCCGGTGCCGGTGGTTGCCGCGCGCGGCGTGGCTCGCCCAGGAGTTGCTGACCACGTTCGAGAACGATCTCCGCGCGGTCGCGCTGGTTCCGGGAACCGGCGGGGTGTTCGAGGTCCGGGTCGACGACACCGTCGTGTGGAGCCGCAAGGACGACGGCTTCCCCGAGCCGACGCAGGTCAAGCAGCGCGTCCGTGACCGGGTCGCCCCGGGCCGCAGCCTCGGCCACAGCGACGCCGCCGACGCCTGA
- a CDS encoding LLM class F420-dependent oxidoreductase yields the protein MTTRPVRIGVQIQPQHADYQTIRRAAAEAEDLGVDILFNWDHFYPLYGDPEGQHFECWTMLAAWAEQTSRAEIGALVTCNSYRNPELLADMARTVDHISDGRLLLGIGSGWFEKDYDEYGYEFGTAGGRLDDLAEALPRIESRLAKLNPAPTRHIPVLIGGGGEKKTLRLVAQHADIWHSFGDAATVERKLGVLRRHCADVGRDPAEIEISVGAVGTPAENGRTLLDLGVTLFTVETGGPAYDFTELRQWIAWRDEING from the coding sequence ATGACCACCAGGCCCGTCCGTATCGGTGTGCAGATCCAGCCCCAGCACGCCGACTACCAGACCATCCGCCGAGCGGCCGCAGAAGCCGAGGATCTCGGCGTCGACATCCTGTTCAACTGGGATCACTTCTACCCGCTCTACGGCGACCCCGAGGGCCAGCACTTCGAGTGCTGGACGATGCTCGCGGCCTGGGCCGAGCAGACCTCCCGCGCCGAGATCGGCGCACTGGTGACCTGCAACAGCTACCGCAACCCGGAGCTCCTCGCCGACATGGCGCGCACGGTCGACCACATCAGCGACGGCCGGCTCCTGCTGGGCATCGGCTCGGGTTGGTTCGAGAAGGACTACGACGAGTACGGCTACGAGTTCGGCACGGCCGGCGGTCGCCTCGACGACCTCGCCGAAGCGCTCCCCCGCATCGAGTCGCGGCTGGCGAAGCTGAACCCGGCGCCAACCCGACACATCCCGGTGCTCATCGGTGGCGGTGGCGAGAAGAAGACGCTGCGGCTCGTCGCCCAGCACGCGGACATCTGGCACAGCTTCGGCGACGCCGCGACGGTCGAGCGCAAGCTCGGCGTCCTCCGCCGGCACTGCGCGGACGTCGGGCGGGACCCGGCCGAGATCGAGATCTCGGTCGGCGCCGTGGGGACGCCGGCCGAGAACGGTCGCACGCTCCTCGATCTGGGCGTCACGCTGTTCACCGTGGAGACCGGCGGCCCCGCGTACGACTTCACCGAGCTGCGCCAGTGGATCGCCTGGCGGGACGAGATCAACGGCTGA
- a CDS encoding glycoside hydrolase family 16 protein, with translation MDEFDGAELNTDLWLPHYLPAWSSRAETRASYTLADSCLRLSVPADQGLWCADDHTPPMRVSGVQSGNWSGPVGSTRGQQPYRDGLAVREEQPPFQGWLPIGGRLEMRARMVLGPTSMAAWWLVGFEDVPSRCAEICVAEVFGSAVVPGESAEVGMGLHAFRDPAAREDFAAPRLPIDVAEFHTYAVDWTHERVVFSVDGAVVRECAGPPWYPMQHMLAVFDFPDGSDDAGPPPELVVDYLRAE, from the coding sequence GTGGACGAGTTCGACGGCGCGGAGCTGAACACCGACCTGTGGTTGCCGCACTACCTACCGGCGTGGAGTTCGCGGGCGGAGACCCGGGCGTCGTACACGCTGGCCGATTCGTGCCTTCGCCTCTCGGTACCGGCCGATCAGGGCCTGTGGTGCGCCGACGACCACACGCCGCCGATGCGGGTGTCGGGCGTGCAGTCCGGGAACTGGTCGGGGCCGGTCGGCAGCACCCGGGGCCAGCAGCCGTACCGGGACGGGCTCGCCGTCCGGGAGGAGCAGCCGCCGTTCCAGGGCTGGCTGCCGATCGGCGGGCGCCTGGAGATGCGGGCCCGGATGGTGCTGGGGCCGACGTCGATGGCGGCGTGGTGGCTGGTCGGCTTCGAGGACGTGCCGTCGCGGTGCGCCGAGATCTGCGTGGCCGAGGTTTTCGGGAGTGCGGTGGTGCCGGGGGAGTCGGCGGAGGTCGGCATGGGACTGCACGCCTTCCGTGATCCGGCGGCACGCGAGGACTTCGCCGCGCCCCGGCTGCCGATCGACGTCGCCGAGTTCCACACGTACGCGGTCGACTGGACGCACGAGCGGGTGGTGTTCTCGGTCGACGGCGCGGTCGTCCGGGAGTGCGCCGGGCCACCGTGGTACCCGATGCAGCACATGCTCGCGGTGTTCGACTTCCCGGACGGCTCGGACGACGCGGGCCCGCCCCCCGAACTCGTCGTCGACTACCTCCGCGCGGAGTGA
- a CDS encoding zinc-binding dehydrogenase: MRAIYFEEFGGALSVTDVPDPAPPPHGVVVAVDATGVCRSDWHGWQGHDPDVHLPHVPGHELAGTVVAVGADVRRWRPGDVVTTPFVTACGICPECASGDQQVCRNQTQPGFTGWGSFAQFVALDHADVNLVRLDGLSPTHAAALGCRVATAFRAVIDVARVRAGEFVAVHGCGGVGLSAVAIAVAAGARVLATDPSPDARQLAVAFGAEHALDPADATSAAAIVDLTSGGAHVSLDAVGQVAACEASIRCLRRRGRHVQVGLLPPAAGRPSVPMELVIARELAVLGSHGMAAHDYPRLLELARSLPLDRLVTRELPLDAGPQALAEVGAAAHPGITVLRPDAG, from the coding sequence GTGCGGGCGATCTACTTCGAGGAGTTCGGCGGCGCGCTGAGCGTCACCGACGTGCCGGACCCGGCTCCACCGCCGCACGGCGTCGTCGTGGCGGTCGACGCGACCGGTGTCTGCCGGAGCGACTGGCACGGCTGGCAGGGCCACGACCCGGACGTCCACCTGCCGCACGTTCCGGGCCACGAACTGGCCGGGACGGTCGTCGCGGTCGGGGCCGACGTCCGGCGGTGGCGGCCCGGTGACGTCGTCACCACGCCGTTCGTCACGGCCTGCGGGATCTGCCCCGAGTGCGCCTCCGGTGACCAGCAGGTGTGCCGGAACCAGACGCAGCCGGGGTTCACCGGCTGGGGCTCGTTCGCACAGTTCGTGGCGCTCGACCACGCCGACGTCAACCTCGTCCGGCTGGACGGCCTCTCGCCGACGCACGCCGCCGCCCTGGGGTGCCGGGTGGCGACCGCGTTCCGCGCCGTGATCGACGTCGCGCGGGTCCGCGCCGGGGAGTTCGTCGCCGTGCACGGGTGCGGCGGCGTCGGCCTGTCGGCCGTCGCGATCGCGGTGGCGGCAGGCGCGCGGGTGCTCGCCACTGATCCTTCTCCGGACGCCCGGCAGCTGGCCGTCGCGTTCGGCGCGGAGCACGCGCTGGACCCCGCGGACGCTACGAGCGCCGCCGCGATCGTCGACCTGACCAGCGGTGGCGCGCACGTCTCGCTCGACGCGGTGGGGCAAGTCGCGGCGTGCGAGGCGTCGATACGGTGCCTGCGCCGACGCGGACGCCACGTCCAGGTCGGGTTGCTGCCCCCGGCCGCGGGGCGGCCGAGCGTCCCGATGGAGCTGGTCATCGCGCGCGAGCTGGCGGTGCTCGGCAGCCACGGCATGGCCGCGCACGACTACCCGCGCCTGCTGGAGCTGGCGCGCAGCCTCCCCCTCGATCGCCTGGTCACCCGGGAGCTACCCCTCGACGCGGGTCCGCAGGCCCTCGCCGAGGTCGGGGCCGCCGCCCATCCCGGCATCACGGTCCTTCGCCCCGACGCCGGTTGA
- a CDS encoding MarR family transcriptional regulator: MEPTGWSALLALQRATHATLQLLAAELVDLDLTASEISALANLADGRPRTVSQLGADIGSRPTTLTSVLDRLERRGLVTRGTRPGDRRAVLIELTDAGRATAAVIRDAISALEQRALGGLSSETLNGLRAGLDALTEVAR; encoded by the coding sequence GTGGAACCCACCGGCTGGTCCGCGCTGCTCGCCTTGCAGCGCGCCACCCACGCCACGCTGCAGCTTCTCGCCGCCGAGCTGGTCGACCTGGACCTGACCGCCTCGGAGATCAGCGCCCTGGCCAACCTCGCCGACGGACGGCCCCGCACCGTCTCCCAGTTGGGCGCCGACATCGGCTCCCGGCCGACCACGCTGACCAGCGTCCTCGACCGGTTGGAACGGCGCGGGCTCGTCACTCGCGGGACGCGCCCTGGCGACCGACGCGCCGTACTGATCGAACTCACCGACGCCGGGCGCGCGACCGCTGCCGTGATCCGGGACGCGATCAGCGCGCTGGAGCAGCGCGCTCTCGGCGGGCTCTCGTCCGAAACCCTCAACGGTCTGCGCGCCGGCCTCGACGCCCTCACGGAGGTGGCCCGGTGA
- a CDS encoding ATP-binding cassette domain-containing protein, whose product MSGALVAEGLHYRYSRREPDVLAGLDWAVPPASRTVLLGPEKSGKSTLLSLLAGVQRPRQGQIRLTDGGDLRRVVGWLPQKPPWISGLTVRDQVAYVGWLKGLSRADAAARVTDCLGDVGLADAANLTTQTLKPWQRSRLALAEALVHGARFVFLDEPTAELEPPDRAKFWNVVRRLSRSIAVVVSSSDTRDAAVEGVDQVAVLAAGTWRFSGPQSTFLGLAPAAAPVPRKQKLDPDERAAWAAYWSLLGGEAR is encoded by the coding sequence ATGTCGGGAGCGCTCGTCGCCGAAGGGCTGCACTACCGCTACTCCCGGCGAGAACCCGACGTCCTGGCCGGACTCGACTGGGCCGTGCCGCCGGCGAGCCGGACCGTACTGCTCGGCCCGGAGAAGTCCGGCAAGTCGACGCTGCTGAGCCTGCTGGCCGGGGTCCAGCGCCCGCGGCAGGGGCAGATTCGGCTCACGGACGGCGGCGACCTGCGCCGCGTCGTCGGATGGCTGCCGCAAAAGCCACCCTGGATCTCCGGCCTGACCGTCCGTGACCAGGTCGCGTACGTCGGCTGGCTGAAAGGCTTGAGCCGTGCGGACGCGGCGGCTCGCGTCACCGACTGCCTGGGGGACGTCGGCCTCGCCGACGCCGCGAACCTCACGACGCAGACGCTCAAGCCGTGGCAGCGGTCCCGGCTCGCCCTCGCCGAGGCGCTGGTACACGGCGCGCGCTTCGTGTTCCTCGACGAGCCGACCGCGGAGCTGGAGCCACCCGACCGCGCGAAGTTCTGGAACGTGGTCCGCCGGCTGTCGCGGAGCATCGCGGTCGTGGTCTCCAGCAGCGACACCCGGGACGCGGCGGTCGAGGGTGTGGACCAGGTCGCGGTTCTGGCGGCGGGCACCTGGCGGTTCTCCGGGCCGCAGAGCACGTTCCTCGGCCTGGCGCCCGCGGCGGCACCGGTTCCGCGCAAACAGAAGCTGGACCCCGATGAACGCGCGGCCTGGGCGGCGTACTGGTCGCTGCTCGGCGGGGAGGCGCGCTGA
- a CDS encoding DUF7224 domain-containing protein: MPPKLAARTVGLKGLAWLFVCVAPFAFMFYAPQELDYGVSLTAEVAQSVYLGTVLSIAAAVRAIGLRNGGAFARGGVRPPLLVLLNAIWPLFPFGVVAHLVVVLVGGAFAGFRIALGIVAVSLLVLLAQILFGAWIGMILSPTRALVVLIVVPVAWMLAPGWARIPLLNQLNGQFHGCCTGAETYSRPAAWGSALVGLAVLAAVAGAIALLGPTRTVGTDGVFSGEARRRSAAVASAVPVVVAVVAFLLPPDVTGWAAAEKRPNDTRCFDGTPEVCVRPEHVDDVAEVRAALDELERRWTPYGVPLPSAVSEAGGAGKVRFQYGPDHTRELVKLTVALNSLPSAERCYQAPLPPAHDRSLVAAVDHITVWLLTLTGGATTFEIREWVSDPANMQEAWDVADLTDEAQAAWYRQQLAVVESCGGRDA, from the coding sequence ATGCCACCGAAACTCGCCGCCCGCACCGTCGGGCTCAAAGGGCTGGCCTGGCTCTTCGTCTGTGTCGCGCCGTTCGCGTTCATGTTCTACGCGCCGCAGGAGCTCGACTACGGCGTCTCGCTCACCGCGGAGGTCGCCCAATCCGTCTACCTGGGAACCGTCCTCAGCATCGCGGCCGCCGTCCGTGCGATCGGACTGCGCAACGGCGGCGCGTTCGCCCGGGGCGGTGTCCGCCCACCGCTCCTCGTTCTGCTGAACGCGATCTGGCCGCTGTTTCCGTTCGGGGTTGTCGCGCACCTCGTCGTCGTGCTGGTCGGCGGAGCGTTCGCCGGATTCCGCATCGCGCTCGGCATCGTCGCGGTGAGCCTGCTGGTCCTGTTGGCGCAGATCCTCTTCGGGGCGTGGATCGGGATGATCCTGTCGCCGACGCGCGCCCTGGTCGTCCTGATCGTCGTGCCGGTCGCCTGGATGCTGGCGCCGGGCTGGGCGCGCATCCCGCTGCTCAACCAGCTCAACGGGCAGTTCCACGGCTGCTGCACCGGCGCCGAGACGTACTCGCGGCCGGCCGCCTGGGGATCGGCGCTGGTCGGCCTCGCCGTGCTCGCCGCGGTGGCGGGGGCGATCGCGCTCCTCGGCCCGACGCGCACCGTCGGCACCGATGGGGTGTTCTCTGGTGAAGCCCGCCGGCGGTCGGCGGCGGTGGCGTCGGCGGTGCCGGTGGTGGTCGCCGTGGTCGCGTTCCTGCTCCCGCCGGATGTGACCGGCTGGGCCGCGGCCGAGAAACGCCCCAACGACACCCGTTGCTTCGACGGCACGCCCGAGGTCTGCGTTCGCCCCGAGCACGTCGACGACGTCGCCGAGGTGCGGGCCGCGCTCGACGAGCTCGAACGGCGGTGGACGCCGTACGGCGTGCCGTTGCCGTCGGCGGTGAGCGAGGCCGGCGGAGCGGGGAAGGTTCGCTTCCAGTACGGCCCGGACCACACCCGGGAGCTCGTCAAGCTCACGGTCGCGCTCAACTCGCTGCCGAGCGCCGAGCGCTGCTACCAGGCGCCGCTGCCGCCCGCGCACGACCGGTCGCTGGTCGCCGCGGTCGACCACATCACGGTCTGGCTGCTGACGCTCACCGGTGGTGCGACCACGTTCGAGATCCGGGAGTGGGTGAGCGACCCCGCCAACATGCAGGAGGCGTGGGACGTCGCGGACCTCACCGACGAGGCCCAGGCGGCCTGGTACCGGCAGCAGCTCGCGGTCGTCGAGTCCTGCGGTGGACGGGACGCGTAG
- a CDS encoding PilZ domain-containing protein, with translation MTIPLPAGTQLILTGPAQAVELLTLAAAQVGDQEQIPVLVMGSDAPPQRGMISVPTPFGVMRTIAALDAEQGVVTLKMAKIPPAWQRRDAHRMPLAVPLRGTTVSLPALAGAGAPSSNRPVRFNGTTLDVSPGGLSASLTVESDGLRLPPGIRDVFLEIDPFSDHPVAATLRVVDIRSDRLRGEFEYLQPGDWLHLAKLAREAAELPPLD, from the coding sequence ATGACCATCCCCCTGCCCGCCGGCACCCAGTTGATCCTGACCGGTCCGGCCCAGGCCGTGGAGTTACTGACTCTGGCCGCGGCACAGGTGGGCGACCAGGAGCAGATCCCGGTCCTGGTGATGGGCTCCGACGCTCCACCGCAGCGCGGCATGATCAGCGTCCCCACGCCGTTCGGCGTCATGCGCACGATCGCCGCGCTCGACGCCGAGCAGGGCGTCGTCACGCTCAAGATGGCGAAGATCCCGCCCGCGTGGCAGCGCCGCGATGCCCACCGGATGCCGCTGGCCGTCCCGCTGCGCGGCACCACCGTGTCACTCCCGGCGCTGGCCGGCGCCGGTGCGCCGAGCTCCAACCGGCCGGTCCGCTTCAACGGGACGACCCTCGACGTCTCCCCCGGCGGCCTGTCCGCCAGCCTCACCGTCGAGTCCGACGGGCTCCGGCTGCCGCCGGGCATCCGCGACGTGTTCCTGGAGATCGATCCGTTCAGCGACCACCCGGTCGCCGCGACGCTGCGCGTGGTCGACATCCGCTCCGACCGGCTCCGCGGCGAGTTCGAGTACCTCCAGCCGGGCGACTGGCTGCACCTGGCCAAACTCGCGCGCGAAGCCGCCGAACTCCCGCCGCTCGACTGA